Sequence from the Halobaculum rubrum genome:
GTGGAACCAGACGGGGTCGTGCGGAGCCATCGCCCGGATGACGACGTAGAAGCCGAGCTGCACCAGCATGAACAGGACGATGACCGCCGAGACGGTGAGCGTCGGGTTGTCGCCGGTGAGGATGGGGAGCACGATGGCGAACACCAGCGCGAACGTCATCGAGAGGATCATCGACATGTAGAGGTCCTTCATGACCTCCAGGTTCGCCAGCGCGCCCTCGTACACCGTGATGTAGTTCTGAATGACCGCGTCCTGCTCGGACAACAGGAACTCGTCGAGCGTCTGGCCGGCGCCGATGGTGTAGCCGAGCCGGTCGAAGAAGTCGGAGAACACGTCCGAGGGGACCTCCTTCGCCCGGCGACGCAGCGCGTCGTCGAGCGACTGGTTCCACGTGTCGACGAGGTGGACGACCCGCCCGAGCTCGTCGGCGGCGGCGCCGTACTCCTCCTCGCTCGCGAGCGTCCGGAACACCTCCATCCGGTCGATGTTCGTCGTCGACAGCACCGTCATGTGCGTCATCACGAGGTGGAGCTGGTTCTCGATGGCCACCTGTCGCCCGTTGAGGTACAGCTTCGGGTAGAACACCGCCGCGACGAACACTAAGATCCCGAGCGCCGGGATCGGAAGGCGAACCGTCACCGGCAGCGGCAGCAGGAACGCGCCGACGATCGTGAGCAGGAAGAACGCCGCTGAGGGAGCCAGAATGTAGCCGAGGTACTTCCGCTTGGACATGTCCAGCGCGTCGTACGACGCCACCAGATCGGCGGCAAGCTCCGACGCTGAGTCGGGGAAGAAGTCGGACGCGGACGCGCTGTTCGTGCTCATGTGCGGCGCTCAGGTCGTGCGGTGCATATCGAAGGGAAGCCCGTCGACGCCGTCGCGCTGGAAGGAGGTGATCGCCTCGTTCACCTCGTGGTAGCCGAGGATGCCCTCCTGGATCATCCGCTCGATGAGCTCCGCGCGGAAGCTCAGGTCGTCGTAGATGTCGCGGGTGTCGGCGTAGCCCAGCAGCGTCGCGATCTGCTCTTCGAGCACGTAGGAGTTGTTGCGTCCGCGGAAGACGATCTCGTCTTCCACGGGGTCCCAGTCGAACACCTGGCGGGTGACGACGCCGTCCATCTCCTTGGAGTACCCCTCGATCTCCTGCACGGAGGTGACCCGGCGGAGCACGTCGTCGCCCTGCTTGACGCGGTTCTGGAACAGCGCCACGTCGGCCACGTCCATGAACGTCTCCGGGACGTTGATCGGCTCGGACGTGAACCGCTGGATCATCGAGACGATGTCGGAGGCGTGGAACGTCAGCATGACCGGGTGGCCCGTCTGGGCCGCCTGGAACGCCATTCGACCCTCCGCGCCGCGGACCTCCCCCACGATGATGTAGTCGGGACGCGAGCGGAGCGCGGCCGCGACGAGGTCGAACATGTCCACGTCGTTCGAGTCGCCGCCGTCGCCCTCCCTCGTGAGGAGCTGCTGCCAGGTGCTGTGGGGCGGGACGACCTCGGCGGTGTCCTCCGCGGTGTAGATCTTCGAGTCGCGGGGGATGTAGCTGAGGATGGCGTTGAGCGTCGTCGTCTTCCCGGACGCGGTCTCACCGACGACGAAGACGGTCTGCTCGTTCTCCAGACACAGCCAGAGGTACGCCGCGAGCTCGGGGCTGAGCGTTCCCCACTTCGTGATCTGGTTGATCGAGAGGGGCGTCTCCTCGCCCTGACGGATGGTGAGCGAGGAGCCCTTGATCGACACGTCGTCGGAGTAGATGATGTTGATACGCGACCCGTCCGGCAGCGTCGAGTCGATGATGGGGTTGGAGTCGGAGACGGGGTCGCCCATCCGCTCGCCCATGTTGCGCAGCCAGTTGTCGAACTCCGTGGGCGTGCCGAAGTCGACGGTCGTCTCCATCATGCCGAAGACCCCGTGGTCGACGTGGCACTCCTTCGGGCCGATGACGTGGATGTCCTCGTTCTCGGGGTCGCGCATGACCGGCTCCAGCGGGCCGAAGCCGACGATGTCGCGGTTGAGCCGGTAGCGGATGTTGTCGTACGTCTGTTTGGACAC
This genomic interval carries:
- a CDS encoding type II/IV secretion system ATPase subunit; this translates as MTDQGQANPSSELKQLAMKRPHLREHLQKFKQITGEFPMFVDEIEGDHETRRPNVLYPVGGPIFCHVYGDFGQDTKYYTVEPTLSGAEEEVLDTVKSKLLRQSGHKPAPEGESGYDDLIEELLEDVTAVTEEQGRRNVLSSIKNFGRVEVSKQTYDNIRYRLNRDIVGFGPLEPVMRDPENEDIHVIGPKECHVDHGVFGMMETTVDFGTPTEFDNWLRNMGERMGDPVSDSNPIIDSTLPDGSRINIIYSDDVSIKGSSLTIRQGEETPLSINQITKWGTLSPELAAYLWLCLENEQTVFVVGETASGKTTTLNAILSYIPRDSKIYTAEDTAEVVPPHSTWQQLLTREGDGGDSNDVDMFDLVAAALRSRPDYIIVGEVRGAEGRMAFQAAQTGHPVMLTFHASDIVSMIQRFTSEPINVPETFMDVADVALFQNRVKQGDDVLRRVTSVQEIEGYSKEMDGVVTRQVFDWDPVEDEIVFRGRNNSYVLEEQIATLLGYADTRDIYDDLSFRAELIERMIQEGILGYHEVNEAITSFQRDGVDGLPFDMHRTT